The genomic stretch TTTGCCGAGCGTGGGATCGATGTAATCGTTGAATTTTCGTGGGGGGCGACCGAGGCAAAGGTTGTTTCAGGGCTTGCGGATGCCATTGTAGAGGTTACGGAAACCGAAACCACCATAAAGGCGCATGGTCTTCAAATTATCCACGAATTGATGCAGACCAATACCCGGTTGATAGCAAATCACAATGTTTGGAAGAACCCTGAAAAGAGAGAAAAGCTCGAACAGATTGCTCTTTTGCTAAAAGGAGCTCTTTTAGGTGAAAAACTAGTCGGACTTAAGATGAATGTTCCTGAAACACTTCTTGAAGATGTTGTATTGTTGCTGCCGAGTCTTAATGCTCCAACGGTCTCTCCTCTTTACAAGTCAAAATGGTTTTCGGTTGAGACAGTGGTTAGCTCGGATAAAGTAAGGGAGCTTATACCAAAACTGTTAAAAAGCGGAGCCGAAGGTATAATAGAATATCCGCTAAATAAGGTTGTATAGGGATTAGAGGATTAGAGGATTAAGGATTAGGGGATCAGGTTAAAATGATGTCAAAGCGGACAAATGAGATGACCTCCTTTATTGTTATGGATGTTCTCGAAAAAGCCGGCGACATGGAGCGCAACGGGATTCATATAATTCACCTGGAGGTTGGAGAGCCTGACTTTGATACCCCCGA from Anaerolineae bacterium encodes the following:
- the hisG gene encoding ATP phosphoribosyltransferase translates to MKTKLKLGIPKGSLQNATIALFKRSGWTINVNGRSYFPEINDDTIECTICRAQEMSRYVESGTLDAGLTGKDWIAENSSDVHVISDLVYSKVSARPARWVLAVPYDSPIKKIEDLQGKKIATELVEFTRRYFAERGIDVIVEFSWGATEAKVVSGLADAIVEVTETETTIKAHGLQIIHELMQTNTRLIANHNVWKNPEKREKLEQIALLLKGALLGEKLVGLKMNVPETLLEDVVLLLPSLNAPTVSPLYKSKWFSVETVVSSDKVRELIPKLLKSGAEGIIEYPLNKVV